The following are encoded together in the Flavobacterium sp. TR2 genome:
- the hemA gene encoding glutamyl-tRNA reductase, whose protein sequence is MENFKLSQNTTFYALGLSYKKADALIRGKFSLDPKVQTELLAQAKDEGIESLLVISTCNRTEIYGWASHPYELIKLLCSHTKGSVEEFQQSGYIYKNNEAVSHMFRVGTGLDSQILGDFEIISQIKTAFNHSKEKGLANTFLERLVNTVIQASKKVKTETKISSGAASVSFASVQYIIQNVADVGNKNILLFGTGKIGRNTCVNLLKHTKNSHIALINRTKHKAELLARRLNVIVKDYCNLKEELQRTDVLVVATGAQSPTIDKTSLALHKPLLILDLSIPCNVDSDVEEIPGVTLIHLDHLSQIADDTLERRKQHIPAAEAIIEDLKSELNTWVNGRKSAPTIHALKTKLNDIVSAEFAFQKKKTINFDEVQMDLISSRIIQKLIGHFASHLKDENTSLDQSIEFIEKVFQIGQFAPGKSSSPIEEKYKIDLS, encoded by the coding sequence ATGGAAAATTTTAAGCTGTCCCAAAACACGACCTTTTACGCCTTAGGATTAAGCTATAAAAAAGCAGATGCCCTGATCAGGGGAAAATTCAGCCTGGACCCTAAAGTACAGACTGAACTGCTGGCGCAGGCTAAAGATGAAGGAATAGAGTCATTACTTGTGATTTCCACCTGCAACAGGACTGAAATCTATGGCTGGGCTTCTCATCCCTATGAATTGATAAAACTGCTTTGCAGCCATACAAAAGGCAGCGTGGAGGAATTTCAGCAGTCTGGCTACATCTATAAAAATAACGAAGCCGTGAGCCACATGTTCCGGGTAGGGACAGGCTTAGACAGCCAGATCCTGGGTGATTTTGAAATCATCAGCCAGATTAAGACTGCTTTTAACCACAGCAAAGAGAAAGGTTTGGCAAACACATTTCTGGAACGTTTGGTAAATACTGTAATCCAGGCAAGCAAAAAAGTTAAGACAGAGACAAAAATTTCTTCCGGCGCTGCATCGGTTTCTTTTGCATCGGTGCAGTATATAATCCAAAATGTCGCAGATGTCGGGAATAAAAATATTTTGCTTTTCGGAACAGGAAAAATAGGCAGGAATACATGCGTAAATTTATTAAAGCATACTAAAAACAGCCATATTGCCCTTATAAACAGAACAAAACACAAAGCTGAATTACTGGCGCGAAGACTGAATGTCATCGTAAAGGATTACTGCAATTTGAAAGAAGAACTGCAACGGACAGATGTGCTGGTCGTGGCTACAGGAGCACAAAGCCCCACTATTGACAAGACATCGCTTGCCCTGCATAAACCCTTATTAATTCTGGACCTGTCCATTCCGTGCAATGTAGATTCCGATGTGGAAGAGATACCCGGTGTAACTTTAATACATCTGGATCATTTATCTCAAATTGCCGATGACACGCTGGAAAGAAGAAAACAGCATATTCCTGCTGCAGAAGCCATTATTGAGGATCTGAAATCAGAACTGAATACATGGGTAAACGGCCGAAAAAGCGCACCGACCATCCATGCATTAAAAACCAAACTGAATGATATTGTGTCGGCTGAGTTTGCTTTTCAAAAGAAGAAAACAATCAATTTTGATGAAGTTCAGATGGATTTGATCAGTTCGAGGATTATCCAAAAATTAATAGGCCATTTTGCAAGCCATTTAAAAGACGAAAATACGTCATTGGACCAGAGCATTGAATTTATTGAAAAAGTATTCCAAATAGGGCAGTTTGCACCAGGTAAATCTTCTTCACCAATTGAAGAAAAATACAAAATCGATCTGTCATAA
- a CDS encoding DUF1254 domain-containing protein, with protein sequence MTKKLLQIALLFLLAVGVTTSCKKKSDEEIVKTEEAATVAAALEIKNTEAGSDFSLVLPKKEKMSVEYAQKLGEFAYVWAWPMINMLNRRTAITQAPKPAYLNGVLPVAPQGQLAMLNDYITPDETFVTCPNQDVVYGLGFFDLDSQPVVVQVPDFGDRFWVYAMYDHRTNQFGQLGKPYDTKPGFYLLTGPNWKGEAPKGITDVVKCPTTLANIIPRVFQNDSKEDKQAIQATINQIVAYPVAEFDGKMKTVIYKNLPSIKGPASDGKETKWVVPEKFFDENELGKVLEILPPLKGEEELYAQLKELLAAAKSDPAIKEALVKTAQKTEESIIHSFFLWKNNGVAAGNGWNRSYYSADWEGSGSYDYYNRAATAKSNMFDNRPNETQYYYTDNASDKSQLDGKNNYTVTFAKGEEPPVQGFWSLTLYNEHHLFSKNKINRYSLGTKNKGLKKNADGSLTIYVSSVSPGADKESNWLPSPNGTFSLYIRAYWGKEGVTKGTWTPPVITKI encoded by the coding sequence ATGACAAAGAAACTATTACAAATAGCCCTGCTATTTTTGCTAGCAGTTGGAGTAACGACTTCATGCAAAAAAAAATCCGATGAGGAAATCGTTAAAACAGAGGAAGCAGCAACAGTTGCAGCCGCTTTAGAAATAAAAAATACAGAAGCAGGCAGTGATTTTTCTCTAGTACTTCCAAAAAAGGAGAAAATGAGCGTAGAATACGCACAAAAACTAGGAGAGTTTGCCTACGTTTGGGCATGGCCAATGATAAATATGCTAAACAGACGCACAGCCATAACCCAAGCGCCTAAGCCAGCTTATTTAAATGGCGTCTTGCCAGTAGCTCCTCAGGGACAATTGGCGATGCTTAACGATTATATTACTCCAGATGAAACGTTTGTTACCTGTCCCAATCAGGATGTGGTTTATGGTCTTGGATTTTTTGATTTAGATTCACAGCCTGTAGTCGTTCAAGTTCCAGATTTTGGAGACCGTTTTTGGGTTTATGCAATGTACGATCATAGAACAAATCAGTTTGGGCAATTGGGAAAACCTTATGACACCAAACCGGGATTTTATCTTTTAACCGGACCTAATTGGAAAGGCGAAGCACCAAAAGGAATTACAGATGTTGTGAAATGTCCAACAACATTAGCAAATATTATCCCTAGAGTATTCCAAAATGACTCAAAAGAAGACAAACAAGCCATTCAGGCTACCATAAATCAGATTGTTGCTTATCCTGTTGCTGAATTTGATGGTAAAATGAAAACTGTTATATATAAAAATCTGCCATCTATAAAAGGTCCAGCTTCTGATGGTAAAGAAACAAAATGGGTTGTTCCTGAAAAGTTTTTTGATGAAAATGAATTAGGTAAAGTGCTGGAAATTTTGCCTCCGCTTAAAGGGGAAGAAGAATTATATGCACAGCTTAAAGAATTATTGGCGGCAGCAAAATCAGATCCGGCAATAAAAGAAGCACTTGTTAAAACAGCTCAAAAAACAGAAGAAAGTATCATTCATAGTTTCTTTCTTTGGAAAAATAATGGAGTAGCAGCAGGAAACGGGTGGAATCGTTCGTATTATAGTGCAGACTGGGAAGGTTCAGGAAGTTATGATTACTACAACAGAGCTGCAACTGCTAAATCAAACATGTTTGATAACAGACCAAATGAGACACAGTATTACTACACAGATAATGCTTCAGATAAATCGCAGTTAGATGGCAAAAATAATTATACGGTAACGTTCGCAAAAGGAGAAGAACCGCCTGTACAGGGATTTTGGTCACTGACTTTGTACAATGAGCATCATTTATTCTCTAAAAACAAAATAAACCGATATTCATTAGGTACAAAAAATAAAGGTCTTAAAAAGAACGCAGATGGTTCTTTAACGATTTACGTAAGCTCAGTATCTCCTGGAGCTGATAAAGAAAGCAATTGGCTTCCATCACCTAACGGAACATTTTCTTTGTACATCCGCGCGTATTGGGGAAAAGAAGGAGTTACCAAAGGCACATGGACGCCACCAGTTATTACAAAGATTTAA
- a CDS encoding DUF1254 domain-containing protein codes for MKNKIVIAVLLIALFVACKQNKTTETQTVSSNGSSKFDELANMSFEENRPTEEQAKTLADELLFQRACQTYLWALPLINTISMKEGSEKTFGAGYNVLPIWKKRLDANTLVTTPNSDVIYAMSYVDLGKDGPIVFEAPPMLQGILLDFWQRPIPVDGGKYFGDLGFFGPDAGKGGKFLILPPNYKGTVPSGYFVYRSQTNNLFIFLRSFYELPTELTPAVSLVEKSKIYPLGKESSALPMKFPDASGVKANMLPARDFSAFEQLKHLVDTEDSANLGSADWLGMLASLGIIKGQPFNPDQHTKDILDKAAKAAYRMSRVVGMSNKVSGRSFLMYPDRQWVNPMTGATRDNISGPFTKELDWKRKEGGYMDLDTRIWFFTDYYSWSPGMASQTPGKGAKYVVGFRDKEGKYLNPSTTYKVTLPANVPAANFWSLTLYEAENASGYANGQPFPSLGSKDKPVQNADGSTDLYVGPKAPEGKTKNWLKTVPGKGYFAILRLYGPTEKALDNSWVPGDFEKFE; via the coding sequence ATGAAAAATAAAATTGTAATAGCAGTATTATTGATTGCACTATTTGTAGCCTGCAAACAAAATAAAACTACAGAAACGCAAACAGTTTCATCAAATGGAAGTTCGAAGTTTGATGAATTGGCCAATATGTCTTTTGAAGAAAACCGTCCAACAGAAGAACAGGCAAAAACTTTGGCAGATGAATTATTATTTCAACGCGCTTGCCAAACGTATCTTTGGGCTTTGCCTTTAATCAATACAATTAGTATGAAAGAAGGTTCAGAAAAAACCTTTGGTGCAGGCTATAATGTTTTGCCAATATGGAAAAAACGATTGGATGCTAATACATTAGTAACAACACCAAACTCTGATGTTATTTATGCAATGAGTTATGTTGATCTGGGTAAAGATGGACCAATCGTTTTTGAAGCACCACCAATGTTGCAAGGAATTTTACTGGATTTTTGGCAACGTCCAATTCCGGTAGATGGAGGCAAATATTTCGGAGATCTTGGCTTTTTTGGTCCAGATGCGGGTAAAGGAGGTAAATTTTTGATATTGCCACCAAATTACAAAGGAACCGTACCTTCAGGTTATTTTGTGTATCGTTCGCAAACTAATAATCTATTTATTTTCCTTCGTTCTTTTTATGAATTGCCTACCGAATTGACACCTGCAGTTTCTTTGGTAGAGAAATCTAAAATTTATCCTTTGGGTAAAGAAAGCAGTGCATTGCCAATGAAATTTCCGGATGCTTCGGGTGTAAAGGCAAATATGCTTCCTGCTCGTGATTTTTCAGCATTCGAACAATTAAAACATCTTGTTGATACAGAAGATTCTGCAAACCTTGGTTCAGCAGACTGGCTAGGAATGTTGGCTTCATTGGGTATAATAAAAGGACAGCCTTTTAATCCTGACCAGCATACTAAGGATATTCTGGATAAAGCAGCCAAAGCCGCTTATAGAATGAGTCGTGTAGTAGGTATGAGCAACAAAGTCAGTGGACGTTCGTTTTTAATGTATCCTGATCGCCAATGGGTAAATCCAATGACTGGCGCTACTCGCGATAATATTTCTGGGCCTTTTACGAAAGAGTTGGACTGGAAACGTAAAGAAGGAGGATATATGGATCTTGATACACGTATATGGTTCTTTACGGATTATTATTCTTGGAGTCCTGGAATGGCATCGCAAACACCGGGTAAAGGTGCTAAATATGTGGTAGGTTTCCGCGATAAAGAAGGCAAATACCTTAATCCTTCTACAACATACAAAGTAACACTTCCTGCAAATGTTCCGGCTGCTAATTTCTGGTCGCTAACACTTTACGAAGCAGAAAATGCTTCTGGTTATGCTAATGGTCAGCCTTTCCCATCACTTGGTTCAAAAGATAAACCGGTACAAAATGCAGACGGCTCTACTGATTTATACGTTGGTCCAAAAGCACCGGAAGGCAAAACTAAAAATTGGCTAAAAACGGTTCCGGGTAAAGGCTATTTCGCTATTCTACGTTTATATGGCCCAACCGAAAAAGCACTGGATAACTCGTGGGTGCCGGGCGATTTTGAAAAATTTGAATAG
- a CDS encoding AraC family transcriptional regulator produces the protein MKNSKTLDGVSLDAVNKAVILKKLFLQAGFSLDQLSLETGIHRNALSYLINSQAGYNFNDYINLMRIRYFKEKVLTSEWNGFTVKMMTEASGFTCRTTSYRSFKRHLGLGPEEYLKTIRTE, from the coding sequence ATGAAAAACAGTAAAACATTAGATGGAGTATCTTTGGATGCCGTAAATAAAGCTGTAATTTTAAAGAAACTTTTTTTGCAGGCCGGCTTTTCACTCGACCAGCTGTCTTTGGAAACGGGAATTCATCGCAACGCGCTTTCATATTTAATTAATTCGCAAGCTGGGTATAATTTTAATGATTACATAAATTTGATGCGAATAAGATATTTCAAAGAAAAAGTACTTACATCCGAATGGAATGGCTTTACAGTCAAAATGATGACGGAAGCTTCAGGATTTACCTGCAGGACTACAAGTTACAGGTCATTTAAGCGGCATTTAGGGCTGGGGCCCGAGGAATACTTAAAAACAATAAGAACAGAGTAG
- a CDS encoding cupin domain-containing protein, producing MNSTEIFPKGEPLPKDWFTGNAFLKPLIARDANNEFSAGSVTFEPGARTNWHTHPKGQVLLVIEGQGLYQEKDKPAQIIQKGDVVNIPENVEHWHGASAETKMVHVAITNFKEDTQVTWLSPVTDEEYDSATRE from the coding sequence ATGAATTCAACAGAAATATTTCCAAAAGGAGAACCGCTTCCTAAAGATTGGTTTACAGGCAATGCTTTTTTAAAGCCCTTAATTGCAAGAGATGCAAACAATGAATTCTCAGCAGGCAGCGTAACTTTCGAGCCTGGCGCGAGAACAAACTGGCATACGCATCCAAAAGGTCAGGTTTTATTGGTCATTGAAGGCCAAGGACTTTATCAAGAAAAGGACAAACCTGCTCAAATAATTCAAAAAGGTGACGTTGTGAATATTCCCGAAAATGTAGAACATTGGCATGGCGCGAGCGCAGAGACCAAAATGGTTCATGTTGCAATCACTAATTTTAAGGAAGATACTCAAGTCACTTGGCTTAGCCCAGTTACTGATGAAGAATACGATTCAGCAACCAGGGAATAA
- a CDS encoding sugar O-acetyltransferase, which produces MNSNEITEDIFERLLKGETITPKDPQAQRLQESSYATKQLLVKMNNSSDPSEIRALLSEITGSIIDESTSVFTPSYINYGKNIKIGKNVFINFNCTLLDLGGIIIEDNVLIAPNVSLLSEAHPSEPENRHSLVPGLVHIKKNVWIGANATILPGVTIGENSIVASGAVVTKDVSDNTIVGGIPAKTIKTL; this is translated from the coding sequence ATGAATTCAAACGAAATTACAGAAGATATTTTTGAGAGGCTTCTAAAAGGCGAAACAATAACGCCAAAGGATCCACAAGCTCAACGCCTTCAAGAATCTTCTTATGCAACAAAACAGTTGCTGGTGAAGATGAACAACTCTAGTGATCCTTCTGAAATCAGAGCTCTATTAAGTGAGATTACAGGAAGTATTATTGACGAAAGCACCTCTGTATTTACGCCTTCTTACATTAATTACGGAAAAAACATCAAAATAGGAAAAAACGTTTTTATCAATTTCAATTGTACCCTTTTGGATTTGGGAGGAATCATTATTGAAGACAATGTTTTAATAGCGCCAAACGTAAGTCTGCTATCAGAAGCACATCCTTCAGAACCTGAAAATAGACATTCACTTGTACCCGGTCTTGTGCACATCAAAAAAAATGTATGGATTGGAGCAAATGCAACTATTCTTCCAGGTGTTACAATTGGAGAAAATTCTATTGTAGCTTCTGGTGCAGTCGTTACAAAAGATGTTTCTGATAATACCATCGTTGGCGGGATACCGGCAAAGACTATCAAAACCCTTTAA
- a CDS encoding alpha/beta hydrolase has translation MKITALAAMSLLVIGQAFSQNKESIQNKKKMNTTEEHYTFKLSDKVIRQKVTFKNRYGITLSGDLYLPKNSDKALLAAIAISGPFGAVKEQSSGLYANQMAERGFAALAFDPSYTGESSGEPRNLASSDINTEDFSAAVDFLGLQKNINREKIGIIGICGFGGFALNAATVDKRIKAVVTTSMYDIPRAASKGYYDKVTLEERTKTLEKISQQRWTDAENGKPAYGQCPNPDKLNGDEPEFIKGYFDYYKTPRGFHTRSINSNGAWTVTNGFSLMNMPILSYIKEISPRPILIIAGENAHSRYFSEDIFKAAAEPKELMIIPNAVHVDLYDRLDKIPFEKLQSFFLDNLK, from the coding sequence ATGAAAATAACAGCATTAGCGGCTATGTCTCTTTTAGTTATCGGACAAGCTTTTTCACAAAACAAAGAATCAATTCAAAATAAAAAGAAAATGAATACGACAGAAGAACATTATACATTTAAATTAAGCGATAAAGTAATCCGACAAAAAGTAACTTTTAAGAATCGTTACGGCATTACTCTTTCAGGTGATCTTTATCTTCCAAAAAACTCAGACAAAGCATTGCTTGCTGCAATAGCAATTAGCGGTCCTTTTGGGGCAGTTAAAGAACAATCATCAGGTTTATACGCCAATCAAATGGCGGAACGCGGATTTGCTGCATTGGCTTTTGATCCGTCTTATACGGGAGAAAGCAGTGGCGAACCTCGTAATTTAGCATCATCTGATATCAATACGGAAGATTTTAGTGCTGCAGTTGACTTTTTAGGTCTTCAAAAAAACATTAATAGAGAAAAAATCGGAATTATAGGCATCTGCGGATTTGGAGGTTTTGCTTTAAATGCAGCAACTGTCGATAAACGTATAAAAGCTGTTGTTACAACAAGCATGTATGATATACCGCGCGCAGCATCAAAAGGATATTATGACAAGGTTACCTTAGAAGAACGCACTAAAACTTTGGAAAAAATAAGCCAGCAACGTTGGACAGATGCTGAAAATGGAAAACCAGCATACGGACAATGTCCAAACCCAGACAAGCTAAATGGTGATGAGCCTGAATTTATTAAAGGCTATTTTGACTATTATAAAACGCCTAGAGGGTTTCATACACGTTCAATTAATTCAAATGGAGCTTGGACTGTGACAAATGGATTTTCTTTGATGAATATGCCCATTCTATCTTACATTAAAGAAATCAGCCCAAGACCTATATTGATTATCGCGGGAGAAAATGCACATTCGAGATATTTTAGCGAGGATATTTTTAAGGCAGCAGCCGAACCTAAAGAATTAATGATTATACCAAATGCCGTACACGTTGATTTGTATGACCGATTGGATAAAATTCCGTTTGAAAAACTACAGTCTTTCTTTCTAGATAATTTAAAATAA
- a CDS encoding helix-turn-helix domain-containing protein yields the protein MEEKTVRSVSEFNNELKLKGFKAFQIEDDSNATRIYSRKDFFKICLTTGHSKIHYADKSFDQQGTILFFGNPHIPYSWETISTTYTGYTILFSEEFLKQSERSESLHQSPFFKIGGTPVLRISEEQRLFLNTLFQKMIEEQKSDYTYKDELIRSYIHLIIHESLKLQPSENNNESRSGTSRIASVFLELLERQFPIESADSPLRMTTAKDYAQNLNIHVNYLNRAVKEITGKSTTSHITERIATEAKALLQHTDWNIAEIAYALGFEYPTYFNNFFKKHTGTNPKSHRKIEV from the coding sequence ATGGAAGAAAAAACAGTTCGCAGTGTTTCTGAGTTTAACAATGAGCTTAAGCTAAAAGGTTTCAAAGCTTTTCAAATAGAAGATGACAGTAATGCGACCCGTATTTACAGCAGAAAAGATTTCTTTAAAATATGTCTGACTACGGGGCACAGTAAAATTCATTATGCTGATAAAAGCTTTGATCAGCAGGGAACTATATTGTTTTTCGGCAATCCGCATATACCCTATTCATGGGAAACAATTTCTACAACATACACTGGTTACACGATTTTATTTTCTGAGGAATTTTTAAAACAGTCCGAACGTTCCGAAAGTCTTCATCAATCGCCTTTTTTTAAAATTGGAGGAACACCTGTTCTTCGCATTTCAGAAGAACAGAGATTGTTTCTTAATACTCTTTTTCAAAAAATGATTGAAGAACAAAAAAGCGATTATACCTATAAAGATGAACTCATACGCAGTTACATACATTTAATCATCCATGAATCTTTGAAATTGCAACCTTCCGAAAATAATAATGAAAGCAGAAGCGGGACATCAAGAATTGCTTCTGTATTTCTTGAGCTCTTAGAAAGACAATTTCCTATAGAAAGTGCTGACAGCCCGCTTCGTATGACAACAGCGAAAGATTATGCACAAAACTTAAACATTCATGTGAACTATTTAAACCGAGCGGTTAAAGAAATCACTGGCAAATCAACCACATCACACATAACAGAAAGAATTGCGACAGAAGCAAAAGCACTCTTGCAGCATACAGACTGGAATATTGCAGAAATTGCATATGCACTCGGATTTGAGTACCCAACCTATTTTAACAACTTTTTTAAAAAACATACAGGAACTAATCCAAAGTCACATAGAAAAATCGAGGTTTGA
- a CDS encoding BON domain-containing protein, whose protein sequence is MKKNNDILRKEVKEALKWEPILHSTEIDVHVNEGAVDLGGTVDTYAQKKEAEHVVKKIPGVRDVVNNVKVDLFTSDIRSDKEITDLVIKTLKENWAVPNHRLTITVKDGWVTLKGILHWNFQRKAADEAIRYLNGVRGVIDEIKIEAEIKNEIEKEIVEKALRHSWLLDVDNIKVRVDGKTIFLSGNVDSLFEKEEAERIAWNTPGVCFVDNELLVEFN, encoded by the coding sequence ATGAAAAAGAATAATGACATTTTAAGAAAAGAAGTAAAAGAAGCCCTAAAATGGGAGCCTATTTTACATAGTACTGAAATTGATGTGCATGTCAACGAAGGTGCAGTTGATCTGGGAGGGACTGTAGATACCTATGCTCAGAAAAAGGAAGCGGAACATGTTGTTAAAAAAATTCCAGGGGTTAGGGATGTGGTTAATAATGTAAAAGTTGATTTGTTTACATCAGATATTAGAAGTGACAAGGAAATAACAGATTTAGTCATTAAAACCCTGAAGGAAAACTGGGCAGTCCCAAACCATAGATTGACAATTACGGTCAAAGACGGCTGGGTTACTCTTAAAGGAATACTGCATTGGAATTTCCAAAGAAAGGCAGCTGATGAAGCAATCCGCTATCTTAATGGAGTGAGGGGCGTTATTGATGAGATCAAAATAGAAGCTGAGATCAAAAATGAAATTGAGAAAGAAATTGTTGAAAAGGCGCTGCGGCACAGCTGGCTCTTAGATGTCGATAATATCAAAGTCAGAGTAGATGGGAAAACAATCTTTTTGAGCGGAAATGTCGATTCGCTTTTCGAAAAAGAAGAAGCAGAGAGAATTGCCTGGAATACGCCCGGTGTCTGCTTTGTGGATAATGAGCTTTTGGTGGAGTTTAACTGA
- a CDS encoding BON domain-containing protein: MKNNEALQQEIQEAMKFEPMLHAAEIGVAVKEGIVTLNGTVDNLIKKTEALHAAKKIKGVAAIVDEIEVKLDNSLVVSDQDIAAKIVKKLKENLVVPQNTISLTVENGNVTAEGIVPWNFQRETALDIIRNQAGVRDVTNNIKLKRELYDQAEKEILEKALRRHWAFDMDEIDIQVAGATVQLSGTVGSIFQKEEAERIAYKTPGVIKVVNHLKVNLEQPYLC; this comes from the coding sequence ATGAAAAACAATGAAGCATTACAGCAGGAAATACAGGAAGCAATGAAGTTCGAACCAATGCTTCATGCCGCCGAAATTGGTGTCGCTGTCAAAGAAGGCATTGTTACCCTTAACGGGACTGTAGATAACCTGATAAAGAAAACCGAGGCATTGCATGCTGCAAAAAAAATCAAAGGAGTGGCAGCAATTGTAGATGAAATTGAAGTGAAGCTTGACAATTCTCTGGTTGTTTCCGATCAGGATATTGCAGCAAAAATTGTAAAAAAGCTGAAAGAAAATCTAGTTGTCCCGCAAAATACAATTAGCCTTACCGTCGAGAACGGAAATGTAACAGCAGAAGGAATTGTGCCTTGGAACTTTCAAAGAGAGACTGCTCTGGATATTATTAGAAACCAAGCAGGAGTAAGAGATGTTACAAATAATATAAAATTAAAAAGGGAGCTTTATGATCAGGCTGAGAAGGAGATACTGGAAAAAGCGCTTCGCAGACATTGGGCTTTTGATATGGATGAAATAGACATTCAGGTTGCTGGAGCAACCGTTCAGCTTTCAGGTACGGTGGGTTCCATTTTTCAAAAGGAAGAAGCTGAAAGGATTGCTTATAAGACTCCTGGAGTAATAAAAGTTGTAAATCATTTGAAAGTAAATTTGGAACAGCCTTATTTATGTTAG
- a CDS encoding TIGR00730 family Rossman fold protein produces MINQKEKAEIKFLEGPQSRLTELKFIVSTLLELVRCFSKLRSIGPCITFFGSARFREGHPYYEFAREAAGEYAKLGFTIMTGGGPGLMEAANRGAREAGGKSVGCNIKLPIDQSPNSYLDKWVEAKHFFVRKILLVKYSFAFIVMPGGIGTLDEFFESLTLIQTGKIRNFPIIIFNTQYHKQLVEHINSLKEKGTINEADLKLFIVTDDIEQARLFIIEDSIKRYGLKPKF; encoded by the coding sequence ATGATCAATCAAAAAGAAAAGGCGGAAATTAAGTTTTTGGAAGGCCCACAGTCAAGATTAACGGAGCTGAAATTTATTGTTTCAACTTTGCTGGAACTGGTAAGATGTTTTAGCAAGCTTCGTTCAATTGGCCCCTGCATCACTTTTTTCGGATCGGCACGTTTTAGAGAAGGCCATCCTTACTACGAATTTGCCAGAGAGGCGGCTGGCGAGTATGCCAAACTTGGATTTACCATTATGACCGGCGGCGGTCCGGGTTTAATGGAAGCCGCAAATCGTGGAGCCAGAGAAGCTGGCGGAAAATCCGTTGGATGCAACATTAAGCTTCCCATTGATCAGAGCCCAAATTCTTACCTTGATAAATGGGTAGAGGCAAAGCATTTTTTTGTACGCAAGATACTTTTGGTCAAGTATTCCTTTGCCTTTATTGTAATGCCGGGAGGTATTGGGACTCTAGATGAATTTTTTGAATCCTTGACACTAATTCAGACAGGCAAAATCAGAAATTTTCCCATCATCATATTCAATACCCAATACCATAAGCAGCTAGTTGAGCACATCAATTCATTGAAAGAAAAGGGAACTATAAATGAAGCTGACTTAAAGCTTTTTATTGTAACGGACGATATTGAGCAGGCAAGACTTTTTATTATTGAAGATAGCATCAAGCGCTACGGACTTAAACCAAAATTTTAG
- a CDS encoding universal stress protein: MKKILVTTDLSINSKTALRFAIQLASQTPCELFFYHVDSAYIIDPFAGATFVDIPAADTKIQQKELVKFVNTLYRQTGKIPEKINFIVENRLDISTAIIECAVKVKADYICIGTRGGGLINKLLGSHASRILSESPVPIFVVPRHYRVKPLKSILYPSDVENFSHEIHLVKKFGALFDAEISVYHYDYFTNEQEIKNKLHDIEHKFQNDKISFNFKKLSPEKSLFRNLQIDIISTKPSIVVMFAKEDRTWFEQLLQSVKTAEKGFDTRTPMLVYRKE, translated from the coding sequence ATGAAAAAAATACTTGTGACAACAGACTTATCCATTAATTCAAAGACAGCCTTGCGTTTTGCCATACAGCTTGCGTCTCAGACTCCTTGCGAACTGTTTTTTTACCATGTGGATTCCGCCTATATAATAGATCCGTTTGCTGGGGCAACATTTGTTGATATACCTGCGGCCGACACTAAAATACAGCAAAAAGAACTTGTGAAATTTGTAAACACGCTATATAGACAAACCGGAAAAATTCCGGAAAAAATAAACTTTATCGTCGAAAACAGACTTGATATCAGCACCGCAATAATAGAATGCGCCGTGAAGGTTAAAGCAGATTACATATGTATTGGCACCCGTGGGGGCGGATTAATCAATAAACTGCTGGGCAGCCATGCATCAAGAATTTTAAGTGAATCGCCGGTTCCAATTTTTGTAGTGCCCCGACATTACCGCGTCAAACCTTTAAAATCGATCCTCTACCCTTCGGATGTGGAGAATTTTTCTCATGAAATTCATCTGGTTAAGAAGTTTGGAGCATTATTTGACGCCGAAATCTCTGTCTATCACTATGATTATTTTACCAATGAACAGGAGATCAAAAATAAACTGCATGACATTGAGCACAAATTTCAGAACGATAAAATCAGTTTTAATTTTAAAAAACTTTCTCCAGAAAAATCTTTATTCAGGAATCTTCAAATTGATATCATAAGCACCAAACCTTCTATCGTCGTTATGTTTGCAAAAGAAGACCGCACTTGGTTTGAACAGCTCCTGCAATCTGTTAAAACAGCCGAAAAAGGATTTGATACCAGGACGCCAATGCTTGTTTACAGAAAAGAATAA